In Bryobacteraceae bacterium, the following proteins share a genomic window:
- a CDS encoding mandelate racemase/muconate lactonizing enzyme family protein codes for MLTRRSLLFAAAAAPAPLIALAPGPLKIRRVEPFVFKLGSRSDIVCCRIETEDGLHGWGEGTTPPNVAPVVAQIRSLGDALLAGASAWDIEALWRRMYIREENSLGGTLYAAISAIDIALWDLAAKRLDVPVYQLLGGKVHARLPIYASYRWGNLPRTADAYFEKTQQLMAQGARAGKYDPFGAYPGPDRQLPTATLNEVREMVSGIRRAGPAFDICIEAHGKFNMASAGRIIRMLEPFDVFFLEEPAPPENVDAMAALQASTKIPIATGEGLQGHFAYRETLAKQAARILQPDVARTGGITAMKKIAAMADAHYVTIAPHNPNGPVCTAASMHVAAAIPNFVIMEEGNKETALYPKLFRDGWEGRLDYWTTPDSPGLGIDLPPEFVREYSVPVEKAVH; via the coding sequence ATGCTGACACGGCGCAGCCTGCTGTTCGCGGCGGCGGCCGCTCCGGCGCCGTTGATCGCGCTTGCACCGGGGCCGCTGAAGATCCGTCGCGTTGAGCCGTTCGTCTTCAAGCTTGGGTCGCGTTCGGATATCGTGTGCTGCCGGATCGAGACCGAGGACGGGCTGCATGGGTGGGGCGAAGGGACGACGCCACCGAACGTCGCGCCGGTGGTGGCGCAGATTCGATCGCTCGGCGATGCGCTTCTTGCAGGCGCTTCCGCGTGGGATATCGAAGCGCTGTGGCGACGCATGTACATCCGCGAGGAAAACAGCCTTGGGGGCACGCTCTACGCGGCGATCAGCGCGATCGATATCGCGCTGTGGGATCTGGCCGCCAAGCGGCTCGACGTACCGGTGTATCAGCTTCTGGGCGGCAAGGTTCACGCGCGTCTGCCGATCTATGCGAGCTACCGTTGGGGCAACCTCCCGCGTACCGCCGACGCCTATTTCGAGAAGACCCAACAACTCATGGCGCAGGGGGCCCGAGCGGGCAAGTACGATCCGTTTGGCGCGTATCCGGGACCGGATCGCCAACTGCCCACGGCCACGTTGAACGAGGTGCGCGAGATGGTGAGCGGGATTCGGCGCGCGGGTCCGGCCTTCGACATCTGCATTGAGGCGCACGGCAAGTTCAACATGGCGTCGGCGGGGCGAATCATCCGGATGCTCGAGCCGTTCGACGTGTTCTTTCTCGAGGAGCCGGCGCCGCCGGAGAACGTCGACGCGATGGCGGCGCTGCAGGCGTCGACGAAGATCCCGATCGCGACGGGCGAGGGCTTGCAGGGACACTTCGCCTACCGGGAAACGCTCGCCAAACAGGCAGCGCGAATCCTGCAGCCCGACGTGGCGCGCACGGGCGGAATCACCGCGATGAAGAAGATCGCGGCGATGGCCGATGCGCATTACGTGACGATCGCGCCGCACAATCCGAACGGGCCGGTTTGCACGGCGGCGTCGATGCACGTGGCCGCGGCGATTCCGAATTTCGTGATTATGGAAGAAGGCAACAAGGAGACGGCGCTGTATCCGAAGCTGTTCCGCGACGGATGGGAGGGCCGGCTCGACTATTGGACGACGCCGGATTCGCCGGGGCTCGGTATCGACCTGCCGCCGGAGTTCGTGCGTGAATACAGCGTGCCGGTGGAGAAGGCCGTTCATTGA
- a CDS encoding cupin domain-containing protein, with protein MTLRHTGSTHALTASLLLASAVAPLHGQTLMLEPLGDLTEPGMSLFILELAPGRTAPALSGVGALFAYVLEGAIANQADRDTSRIYRANEHFHAGPHRTQGVLRNASQTELARVLFLQNTATPPEGSTRLLQEPLADLANQEVAVIKITHAPGQGLAGAHRHPGPIFAYLLKGKVESQVDPDPPKVYRAGDVFYEPPMHAHRVYRNLSETEPADLLVFHVRRKGQPLATRIQ; from the coding sequence ATGACTTTGCGACACACCGGATCCACCCATGCGCTGACCGCCTCGCTGCTGCTGGCAAGCGCCGTCGCTCCGTTGCACGGGCAGACCTTGATGCTCGAACCGCTCGGCGATCTCACTGAGCCGGGCATGTCCCTCTTCATCCTCGAACTGGCCCCCGGCCGGACTGCCCCTGCCCTCAGCGGCGTCGGCGCACTCTTCGCCTACGTCCTGGAAGGAGCGATCGCGAACCAGGCCGATCGCGACACGTCCAGAATCTATCGCGCCAACGAGCACTTCCACGCCGGTCCCCATAGAACGCAAGGCGTTCTTCGAAACGCGAGCCAAACCGAGCTGGCCAGAGTCCTTTTCCTGCAGAACACCGCGACGCCGCCCGAGGGGTCGACACGCCTGTTGCAGGAGCCGCTAGCCGATCTGGCCAACCAGGAAGTGGCCGTCATCAAGATCACGCACGCGCCGGGCCAGGGCCTCGCCGGAGCGCACCGTCACCCTGGACCGATATTCGCGTACCTGCTGAAAGGGAAAGTCGAAAGCCAGGTCGATCCCGATCCCCCGAAGGTCTACCGGGCCGGCGACGTCTTCTACGAACCGCCGATGCACGCCCACCGCGTCTACCGGAATCTCAGCGAAACAGAACCCGCGGACCTGCTCGTTTTCCACGTCCGCCGGAAGGGCCAACCGTTGGCGACCCGCATTCAATGA
- a CDS encoding DUF3179 domain-containing (seleno)protein, whose translation MALPVLFGGGCFPQVTVPPKQPHTAVDRPEFVPAGAASFLSDDDVLIGVTRGEASKAYPAADVGQHGVVFDEWPDAPIAVTWCGICNTGVVFRSEVNGRKLHLDPLGLDGLVGANEVFRDRETGSRWQQSTATAISGPLEGTRLELYPFVRTTWGEWKKQHPDTLVLKPLPGYADRMPLINRHIREARIGGGPAPAGAFAPDSRLPPRETVAGLVIAGEATAYPFSMLRKVRVVNDRVGGAPVLVVHQPAADTTTAFAARVSAKTLHFRETDPEASRLIDVETQSTWNAYGLCLAGPLQGTQLNALILVPEFWFAWSEFHPRTRIYTAGDEHHP comes from the coding sequence ATGGCGCTGCCCGTCCTGTTCGGCGGCGGCTGTTTCCCTCAGGTTACAGTCCCTCCCAAGCAGCCGCACACCGCCGTGGATCGTCCCGAGTTCGTTCCGGCGGGCGCGGCGAGCTTCCTTTCCGATGACGACGTCCTCATCGGCGTCACCCGCGGCGAGGCTTCGAAGGCGTACCCGGCCGCCGACGTAGGCCAGCATGGCGTCGTGTTCGACGAGTGGCCCGACGCGCCGATCGCGGTTACATGGTGCGGCATCTGCAACACCGGCGTCGTGTTTCGATCCGAGGTCAATGGGCGCAAGCTGCACCTCGATCCGTTAGGCCTCGACGGTCTCGTCGGCGCCAACGAAGTCTTCCGGGACCGCGAAACCGGCAGCCGCTGGCAGCAGTCAACGGCGACAGCCATTTCAGGGCCGCTCGAAGGAACGCGCCTGGAGTTGTACCCATTCGTCCGCACCACCTGGGGCGAATGGAAGAAGCAGCATCCGGACACTTTGGTCTTGAAGCCGCTCCCCGGATACGCCGATAGGATGCCGCTGATCAACCGCCACATCCGCGAGGCGCGCATTGGCGGCGGCCCGGCCCCGGCCGGAGCATTCGCCCCGGACAGCCGCTTGCCCCCGCGCGAAACCGTAGCCGGACTCGTGATCGCCGGCGAGGCCACGGCCTATCCGTTTTCCATGCTCCGGAAGGTCCGCGTGGTGAATGATCGCGTCGGCGGCGCGCCCGTCCTCGTCGTTCATCAACCGGCTGCCGACACAACCACTGCATTCGCCGCGCGGGTAAGCGCGAAGACGCTGCACTTTCGCGAAACGGACCCCGAGGCGAGCCGGCTCATCGATGTCGAGACTCAGTCAACCTGGAACGCCTACGGGCTCTGCCTCGCAGGGCCGCTCCAGGGAACGCAACTCAACGCCCTGATCCTCGTCCCCGAGTTCTGGTTTGCCTGGTCCGAGTTTCATCCCCGCACCAGAATCTACACCGCAGGAGACGAACACCATCCATGA
- a CDS encoding PLP-dependent aminotransferase family protein, with the protein MPAASADGLGLELDRASRTPYYRQIYSRLVEAIVRGVLQPGARLPSTRCLASQLATSRGTIDLAYGMLSGDGYVLSLGAAGTVVAPGLPDGGGRSSLPTGGKNVADGGSAAETFAVKPFQMGQPALDAFPLKLWTRLAARHARALTPSMMATWDSMGYRPLREAVASYVAVSRGAICSADHVIITPGFQAGLGMIARVLLEPGDRVWVEDPCYFAARDALRLAGARLVGVPVDAEGMDAGFGAARASDARFAYVTPSHQAPLGVTLSVERRALLLDWASRMGAWIVEDDYDAEFRYGSPPLPALKSLDRAGRVIYAGSFSKVLFPGLRLGYVVVPEELLGRFHEVRVLLSNDCPTLNQAVVAEFLLEGHFARHIRQMRTLYASRRAALAGALVSVFGSQIDLQLRDGGMHLLARFPGCDSDREWVARASRQGLAPVALSKWRVERDCGQGLLLGFTNVAAEDAKSAAVRLKKAVGL; encoded by the coding sequence ATGCCAGCCGCTTCGGCGGATGGTCTCGGCCTGGAACTCGATCGGGCAAGCCGGACGCCATACTACAGGCAGATCTACTCGCGCCTGGTGGAGGCGATTGTCCGAGGCGTCCTGCAGCCGGGCGCGCGTCTGCCCTCGACGCGGTGCCTGGCGAGTCAGCTGGCCACGTCGCGAGGAACGATCGATCTGGCTTACGGAATGCTGTCGGGCGATGGATACGTTCTGAGCCTGGGCGCGGCGGGCACGGTTGTGGCTCCGGGCCTGCCGGACGGGGGTGGACGGTCTTCGCTTCCGACCGGCGGGAAGAACGTCGCCGACGGGGGATCGGCCGCGGAAACCTTTGCCGTGAAGCCGTTCCAGATGGGCCAACCCGCGCTGGATGCTTTCCCACTCAAACTGTGGACGCGGCTGGCGGCCCGGCATGCGCGGGCACTGACGCCGTCGATGATGGCGACTTGGGATTCGATGGGCTACCGGCCGCTTCGCGAGGCGGTCGCGTCGTACGTTGCCGTTTCCCGCGGCGCCATCTGCTCCGCGGACCACGTCATCATTACGCCGGGATTCCAGGCAGGATTGGGGATGATCGCCCGGGTGCTGTTGGAGCCGGGCGACCGAGTGTGGGTGGAGGATCCGTGCTATTTCGCGGCCCGGGACGCGCTGCGACTCGCGGGAGCACGGCTGGTGGGCGTGCCGGTGGACGCCGAAGGGATGGACGCCGGATTCGGCGCGGCGCGCGCTTCGGACGCGCGTTTCGCGTATGTTACGCCGTCGCACCAAGCGCCGCTGGGAGTCACGTTGAGCGTTGAGCGGCGGGCGCTGTTGCTCGACTGGGCGTCGCGCATGGGGGCGTGGATCGTGGAGGACGACTACGACGCTGAGTTCCGTTACGGAAGTCCGCCGCTGCCGGCGCTGAAGAGTCTGGATAGAGCCGGGCGCGTCATCTACGCGGGGAGTTTTAGCAAGGTCCTGTTTCCGGGATTGCGTCTCGGGTACGTTGTGGTTCCGGAGGAACTGCTTGGGCGTTTCCACGAAGTCCGCGTGTTGCTCTCCAATGACTGCCCGACGCTGAATCAGGCTGTCGTGGCGGAGTTTCTGCTGGAAGGCCATTTCGCGCGTCATATCCGGCAAATGCGGACGCTCTACGCAAGCCGCCGCGCCGCGCTCGCCGGGGCGCTGGTGAGCGTTTTCGGCAGTCAGATCGATCTGCAACTGCGCGACGGCGGCATGCATCTGCTGGCGCGATTCCCCGGCTGCGACAGCGACCGGGAGTGGGTGGCCCGGGCGTCGAGGCAGGGCTTGGCGCCGGTGGCGCTCTCCAAGTGGCGCGTGGAGCGCGATTGCGGACAGGGGCTTCTTCTCGGATTCACGAACGTGGCCGCTGAGGACGCGAAGAGCGCCGCCGTTCGACTGAAGAAGGCGGTCGGGTTGTAG
- a CDS encoding dimethylmenaquinone methyltransferase, which produces MTKLALAAILAAVPVLAQPFRWTREQMIHYTPQNPFDRFADGRPKVPDELLAKVKGLSVEEAWGILRSKGYRAQYLGRGFQSLHPGTKLVGRAVTAQYLPVRPDLDEVVTAEAKAAGMPAGPNHKVIDLLQLNDVPVIDLMGAEPGHNFGGDNLHAAIYGKTHTGAIVDGTVRDLEGLFELPSQVYFREGHPAAVEGVMVMGINIPVKVGEAVVMPGDVVLGDRTGVIFIPPQLVQQVVERAELTHIHDEWTKKKFLTGDYKASDLYPSPSSPALKKEYEDYVKQRLGR; this is translated from the coding sequence ATGACGAAACTCGCATTGGCCGCCATTCTCGCCGCCGTTCCCGTGCTCGCGCAGCCGTTCCGGTGGACGCGCGAGCAGATGATTCACTACACGCCGCAAAACCCGTTCGACCGTTTCGCCGACGGACGGCCGAAGGTTCCGGACGAGCTGCTGGCAAAGGTGAAGGGCCTCTCCGTGGAAGAAGCGTGGGGCATTCTTCGTTCCAAGGGCTACCGGGCGCAGTATCTGGGGCGAGGATTCCAGAGCCTGCATCCGGGGACGAAACTGGTGGGACGCGCGGTGACGGCGCAGTATCTGCCGGTGCGCCCGGACCTCGACGAAGTGGTGACGGCGGAAGCGAAAGCGGCGGGCATGCCGGCGGGTCCGAATCACAAAGTGATCGACCTGCTGCAGTTGAACGATGTTCCGGTGATCGACCTGATGGGCGCCGAACCCGGACACAACTTTGGCGGCGACAACCTGCACGCGGCGATCTACGGGAAGACGCATACGGGGGCGATTGTCGACGGCACGGTTCGCGACCTGGAGGGTCTTTTCGAGCTGCCATCGCAGGTGTACTTTCGCGAGGGCCATCCGGCCGCGGTGGAGGGCGTGATGGTGATGGGGATCAACATTCCGGTGAAAGTGGGCGAGGCGGTGGTGATGCCGGGCGATGTGGTGCTGGGGGACCGGACCGGCGTGATTTTCATTCCGCCGCAGCTTGTGCAGCAGGTGGTGGAACGGGCCGAGCTGACGCATATCCACGACGAGTGGACGAAGAAGAAGTTCCTCACGGGCGACTACAAAGCGAGCGATCTTTACCCGAGCCCTTCGTCGCCGGCACTGAAGAAGGAATACGAAGACTACGTGAAGCAGCGGCTGGGCCGCTAG
- a CDS encoding AGE family epimerase/isomerase — protein sequence MTRRLFAAAPLLGAFGCSRTPEPAPQLAGMPLSALRDLYRADLFDDFLPFLDRHVIDHERGGFQCDTDRAGNNLTHNKAAWYEGRGIWVYSYLYRNLAREAKYLEIARKSVEFVLPHRPKAGQLWPGAFTQDGTPMAGRAADLYGGLFIANGLAEYSKATGEDRYWTTAKEILEDHLAIYDSPEYSYPVTYAPAVEGAPIQAPRVLGHWMVLLRLATQMLEAKANAFVQSVADRCLEAILERHYNPSHGLLNEVLHHDFTRPSNGLEQFCYTGHAIETLWMVFFEALRRNDSKLLGRAVELFRRHVEVAWDDLDGGFFRSLDHVEKNIWKTDKVLWLQEEVLIGTLFLSEHTGDAWARAWFDKTYRYVRNKFPLKPHGYSLWILGADRKVTFEEKATRVGNFHHPRHLMLNLAALDRMIAAGGKPSGRIAL from the coding sequence ATGACACGCCGCTTGTTCGCCGCCGCGCCCTTGCTGGGGGCATTCGGTTGTTCGCGGACGCCGGAGCCCGCGCCGCAACTGGCGGGAATGCCGCTCTCCGCGTTGCGCGATCTCTATCGCGCGGATCTGTTCGACGACTTCCTGCCGTTTCTCGACAGGCACGTTATCGACCACGAGCGCGGCGGTTTTCAGTGCGACACGGACCGCGCGGGGAATAACCTGACGCACAACAAGGCGGCGTGGTACGAGGGCCGCGGCATCTGGGTTTACTCGTATCTGTATCGCAATCTGGCGCGGGAGGCGAAGTATCTCGAGATCGCGCGGAAGTCGGTGGAGTTCGTGCTGCCTCATCGCCCCAAGGCCGGTCAGTTGTGGCCCGGAGCGTTCACGCAGGACGGCACGCCGATGGCGGGGCGGGCGGCCGATCTCTACGGAGGACTGTTCATCGCCAACGGGCTTGCCGAGTACTCCAAGGCTACCGGCGAGGATCGCTATTGGACAACGGCGAAGGAGATCCTGGAAGATCACCTGGCGATCTACGATTCGCCGGAGTATAGCTATCCGGTGACGTACGCGCCGGCGGTGGAGGGCGCGCCGATCCAGGCTCCGCGCGTGCTGGGCCACTGGATGGTGCTGCTGCGGCTGGCGACGCAGATGCTGGAGGCGAAGGCGAACGCGTTTGTGCAGTCCGTGGCGGACCGGTGTCTCGAGGCGATTCTGGAGCGGCACTACAATCCGTCGCATGGGCTGCTGAACGAGGTGCTGCACCACGATTTCACGCGGCCGTCGAACGGGCTGGAGCAGTTCTGCTACACGGGCCATGCGATTGAGACGTTGTGGATGGTGTTCTTCGAAGCGCTGCGGCGGAACGACAGCAAGCTCCTTGGCCGCGCGGTAGAGCTTTTCCGGCGTCACGTGGAGGTGGCCTGGGACGATTTGGACGGCGGGTTCTTCCGGAGCCTGGATCACGTAGAGAAGAACATCTGGAAGACGGACAAAGTGCTTTGGCTGCAGGAGGAAGTCCTGATCGGGACGTTGTTCCTGAGCGAGCACACCGGCGATGCCTGGGCGCGGGCGTGGTTCGACAAGACTTATCGCTACGTCCGGAATAAGTTTCCCCTCAAACCGCATGGATATTCACTCTGGATCCTGGGCGCGGACCGGAAGGTTACTTTCGAGGAGAAGGCGACTCGCGTGGGTAACTTCCATCATCCGCGCCATTTGATGCTGAACCTGGCGGCGCTGGACCGGATGATCGCGGCGGGCGGAAAGCCCAGCGGCCGGATTGCTTTGTAG
- a CDS encoding N-acetylmuramoyl-L-alanine amidase, whose product MADPRNYQFNLPPTLRPAHATIPEQWYPGIREFWERSTSSRIFDPILGVKAVVIHATAGSNSAGAVSVMRDGKASFHWLVPDEDEPQHGNIVWACAPEARAAWHVRNSATHPSVNRGAGKTNHWSLGIEVVNAQTASDAFSDWQVNITADIVRYCWAKYPNLLHVVSHARLDPTRRFDPGANFPWARFKAAVLESPEEAPPPLVSAATLAEEIPAGAVRDGCCLG is encoded by the coding sequence ATGGCTGATCCCAGAAACTACCAGTTCAATCTGCCACCAACTCTACGGCCCGCCCACGCAACGATCCCCGAACAATGGTACCCCGGTATCCGTGAATTCTGGGAGCGCTCGACCTCGTCGCGCATCTTCGATCCAATCCTCGGTGTTAAGGCGGTCGTCATTCACGCCACCGCCGGCTCGAACTCGGCCGGGGCGGTTTCAGTCATGCGCGACGGAAAAGCCTCCTTTCATTGGCTCGTTCCCGACGAAGACGAGCCGCAGCACGGGAATATCGTCTGGGCTTGTGCACCGGAAGCGCGCGCCGCCTGGCACGTTCGAAATAGCGCGACACATCCCAGCGTGAACCGTGGCGCCGGCAAGACGAATCATTGGTCCCTCGGAATCGAGGTAGTCAACGCACAGACTGCCTCGGACGCTTTCTCGGATTGGCAGGTGAATATCACTGCCGACATCGTTCGCTACTGTTGGGCAAAGTATCCCAACCTGTTGCACGTCGTATCGCATGCTCGGCTCGACCCCACGCGGCGGTTCGACCCCGGCGCGAACTTCCCGTGGGCGAGATTCAAGGCGGCTGTCCTGGAATCGCCGGAAGAGGCGCCTCCACCGCTGGTCTCGGCCGCAACACTAGCCGAAGAGATCCCTGCCGGCGCAGTCCGTGACGGATGCTGTCTCGGCTAG
- a CDS encoding S8 family serine peptidase: MKYLVLKRRPADDGNEFLEMAGAGATRGGEFELPFEAETADISEGEADGLRQDPGIADVIASMPFTLVEPVATDGPADGAVWGLDAVGATASPFTGAGVTVAVIDTGIDRAHAAFAGIAFGPENLCDFTASEEGVPGDAPDVHGHGTHVAGTIFGRAVDGERIGVAPGVTRVLIGKVLGPGGKGSTAAIYNAIQWALARRADVISMSLGMDFPGQVQRLVDSGLPPDIAASRALEAYRSNVRLFDRVAESVRAAAARGRGALLVAASGNESRRHIDPRFTVAVAPPAAADGFVSVGAVGRTGNAVAPFSVARFSNTGCLLSAPGVGIRSAALGGGLTGMDGTSMATPHVAGVIALWTQKLFPGGQRGLGWAGDVQRSLENSAIPPPGLARADVGLGVVRAPAA, encoded by the coding sequence GTGAAATACCTCGTTCTCAAACGCCGCCCCGCCGATGACGGGAACGAATTCCTCGAAATGGCTGGGGCGGGAGCCACGAGGGGCGGCGAGTTCGAACTGCCGTTCGAAGCGGAAACCGCCGACATCAGCGAAGGCGAAGCCGACGGCCTCCGGCAGGATCCGGGAATCGCAGACGTCATCGCCTCGATGCCGTTTACGCTCGTCGAACCGGTCGCCACAGATGGCCCGGCGGACGGCGCGGTGTGGGGACTGGACGCGGTGGGCGCCACCGCCAGCCCGTTCACCGGGGCGGGAGTCACCGTGGCCGTGATCGACACGGGAATCGACCGGGCGCATGCGGCCTTCGCCGGCATCGCATTCGGCCCGGAAAACTTGTGCGACTTCACGGCCAGCGAAGAGGGAGTGCCGGGCGACGCACCCGATGTCCACGGCCACGGGACGCACGTGGCGGGCACGATCTTCGGCCGGGCGGTGGACGGCGAACGAATCGGCGTCGCGCCCGGAGTGACCCGGGTGCTCATTGGCAAGGTGCTCGGGCCCGGAGGCAAGGGCTCCACGGCGGCCATCTACAACGCCATCCAATGGGCGCTGGCGCGGCGCGCGGACGTAATCTCGATGTCGCTCGGGATGGATTTCCCGGGGCAGGTTCAGCGCCTGGTGGACAGCGGACTCCCTCCGGACATCGCAGCCTCGCGCGCGCTCGAAGCATACCGGTCCAACGTCCGGCTGTTCGATCGCGTGGCGGAGTCTGTGCGGGCGGCGGCAGCGCGCGGGCGCGGCGCGCTGCTGGTGGCGGCGTCGGGGAACGAAAGCCGCCGCCACATCGACCCGCGCTTCACAGTGGCCGTTGCGCCGCCGGCCGCGGCCGATGGATTCGTATCGGTGGGCGCCGTCGGGCGCACGGGCAATGCCGTGGCCCCGTTCTCGGTGGCGCGGTTTTCCAATACCGGCTGTCTGCTGTCGGCTCCGGGCGTGGGAATCCGGTCCGCCGCCCTCGGCGGTGGGCTGACGGGCATGGACGGCACGAGCATGGCGACACCGCACGTGGCCGGTGTCATTGCGCTGTGGACGCAGAAGCTGTTTCCGGGAGGTCAACGTGGGCTCGGCTGGGCGGGCGACGTGCAGCGTTCGCTCGAGAACTCGGCGATCCCGCCGCCCGGATTGGCCCGCGCCGACGTTGGCCTCGGCGTGGTGCGCGCTCCGGCGGCCTGA